The sequence TATGGATGCTGAATTTGGATCTGAAAAATGGGGAACGGTATTAGAAATTGATGATTTATCAAAAAAGTTAAATGAATTAGGAATAAAGTCAACAGATGAAATTGTAGTTTATAGTAAAACACGTGGTGCCTGGGGAGAAGATGGCCGTGTATACTGGACTCTGCAAATGGCAGGATTTAAAAATCTTCATATATTAGATGGTGGAATAGAAAAATGGAAAAGTGAAAATAGAAAGACTACAATCTCTAAAACAAAATATCCTGAAGTAACTAATTCTATAGTTAGATGGGATAACAGTAGAAATATAACAACCGATCAATTAATTCAGGAATTTAACGACTTAGTTATAATAGATACCAGAGAAGAAGATGAATATTTGGGAGCTACTAAGTTTGGCGAAGCTAGAGGCGGACACATAAAAGGAGCTGTCAATATTCCATTTAATTTGTTTTTGGAAAAAGATGGGACTCTAAAGGATTCTAAAGCCATAGAAAAAATACTGAAATCAAAGGGAATTGAAGATAAAGATACTGCGAAGATAGTAACTTACTGTACAGCTGGAATAAGATCTGCTCATATGCAGGTTGTTTTAGAAAAATTAGGTTATAATGCAAGAAATTATGATCCTTCATTTTATAGATGGGCAGCTATAAAGACATTAAAATTAGAAAAATAAAAAAGCAATGTAAAAGTTAAATATTATTAAAGAAGCTTGTTTCTTATATTTTATAAGATCAAACCTCTTTTTTTTTTACATTTTTTATGAGTTGATTTGTTTTGGCAGAGTGTTATTTTATTTATTTATTCTATAAAACATAATCATTGATTTTATTGACTTTAGTTAGGTTTAATCCCTATATAATATAAAGGATAGGAAATCGATATTCGCGTTATTTTATTGAGAGATTAAATGATTATCTTATACATACTTTGAACGTTTTTGATTTTTTTTGAAAGAAAATGATTGATTTATATTTGGAAGTATCATATAATGGTTGTAGGTGATGTGAAATGATACAAATAAAACGAGAAGAGATAATAAAGTCAATATTAGAAATCAAAAAAACAGTAACACTGAAAGAATTAACAGAAAAATTGAAAACTTCTGAATCAACTATTAGAAGAGATTTAGCAAGGATGGAGGAAAACGGGATCCTGACAAGGGTTCATGGAGGAGCTCGTATATCCAATATCTCCTATGAAGAGGATTTAGTTTCCAAAATCAGTCAAAATAATGAGGCTAAAGAGGATATAGCCTTTCATGCTTCCACCTATATAAAGGAAAATGACTGTGTATTTTTAGATGCTGGGACAACTACAGAATACCTTATAAAACATATGAGGTCAAAAGATGTTACTGTAGTAACCAACGGGATCCATCATATAAAGGAACTGTCTAAATACAAGATAAAAAGTTATTTTACAGGGGGAGCGTTAAAACATAAAACAGGTGCATTGATTGGAAAAGATGCACTGAAGACTATCGAAAGCTATAACTATGATATATCATTTATAGGTTCAAATTCCATAGATATAAAAGCCGGACTGACAACTCCAGATCCAGATGAGGCCCTTATAAAAGAAAGGGTTATTCAAAATTCTAAAGTTTCATATATATTAGCAGATCATACTAAATTTAATAAAATATCATTTTCAAAATTTGCAGATTTGAAAGATGTAAGGATAATTACAGATACCATTATAGACGAAAGATATCACAACATAAAAACAATTGAGGAGGTCATAAAATGATCTATACATTAACATTAAACCCATCTATAGACTACATAATAAATATTGAAAAATTTGTTCCAGGTGGAATAAACCTCACAAAGTCAGAATATAAATTACCAGGGGGAAAGGGAATAAATGTAAGCCAGGTCCTAAGTAACCTGCATACTCCTAATACAACACTAGGATTTATAGGGGGATTTACAGGAGAATTCATAAAAAAATCTCTGGATAAAAAAAATATAAATCATGATTTTATAGAAGTCCGGGGCGACACCAGGATAAATATAAAGATGAAAGATAGCAGCAGTGAGAGCGAAATAAATGGGAATTCACCTGAGATATCAGAAGCGGCATTAAAAAACTTAAAAGAAAAATTAGGATTGTTGATATCTGGAGATACCTTAGTTCTTTCTGGCAGTGTACCAAAATCTATAAGTCCAGCTGTCTATAAAAATATCATGACCGATCTTCCTGAAGGTGTAAAAGTCATATTAGATACCAAAGGTGAGGCCCTCCTAGAAGGAATAAAGGGTAGACCATATATGATAAAACCTAATAACCACGAGTTAGGAGATATCTTTCATGTAAAGTTGGAATCTCTAGAAGATACGATCATTTACGGGAAAAAATTACTTGATTTAGGAGCTCAAAACATCATTGTTTCCATGGCTGGAGACGGTGCACTTCTTATCACTCCTGCTGCTTCATATGTAGCCCGTGCTCCAAAAGGTAAATTAGTAAATTCTGTAGGTGCAGGTGATTCCTTAGTAGCCGGCTTTACCTGTGGTGTTTATAAGGGCCTGGATATTGTAAAAGCATTTAAATTAGGTATTGCATGTGGGAGTGCATCAGCATTTTCAGAGAATTTATGTACCGAAATAGAAGTAGATAGATTATTAAAGGAGGTGAAAATAGAACAAATTATAGATCAGCCATAAAAATTAGAGATGGATAGGTTCGATGGGAAACCTGTACTTATTGTTCCTGTAAAAGACGGGATCAAGAAACCGGAAGATCTGATTAATAATGCTCCTAACTCTCCTATATATAGAGCAGATCAGAATAAAAAATCTAATAATAGCAAAACTCATAAAAGAAGCGGATTTTATAAACATCTGATGAATGGGGTATCGAATATGCTGCCATTCGTTGTAGGAGGAGGGATATTAATAGCTGTTTCATTTATGTTTGGAATAAAAGCCTTTGATCCTGCAGACCCACAATTTAATAAATTCGCAAAATTTCTTATGGATGTAGGTGGAGGTGGAGCATTTGCACTGATGGTTCCGATCTTAGCAGGTTTTATCGGAATGAGTATTGCTGATAGACCTGGATTCATGCCTGCCATGGTTGGTGGAATGATGGCTAATTCCAATGGAGGAGGTTTCTTAGGTGGACTCTTAGCCGGTTTTATTGGTGGTTATGTGGTAAATCTTATAAAAAAATCAACTTCTAATATGCCAGAATCTATGGAAGGTCTAAAACCGATATTAATCTTCCCTGTATTAGGATTATTTATCACAGAGGGAGCTATACCATTTGCTGCAGCAGATCCATTAAAGATCATTCCTGCATGTATAATCGGTTCTGCCCTTGCTGGAGGATTAGCTATGTATTTTGGAACAGAATTACCTGCTCCTCATGGTGGATTATTCGTTATCCCTATCATAACTCATCCAATGATGTATCTGTTTTCAGTAGTTACAGGTTCCCTTGCAACAGCAGGTATAATAGGAACCCTAAAAAAAGAAATATAAAAAAGTGTCGAGAATTAGTATTTACTAATTCTCGACTTTTCTCTTACTATTATTTGATCTTTCATAAAAAGAATAGAGAACCACCTATATATGAAGATGTTCCTTTTCAAAAAAAATATTGATTGTATAAATGCTTTGAAATTTAATTGATTATAATATATACTATATTCACAGGAAATATAATATAGGGGGACTAGAGGATGAGGAAAAAGAAAAAAATCAGAATAAATAGTAATTCAGCAGTGAGAAAAGGAGGATTTCTAAAATTCATATTTTTTCCTTTATTTATATTTCTAGTTTATATGTATTTTTTTAATTAAAATGATACTCTTTTGGAGTTTTATGGTTACAAAGAAAGGATTTATATTATGAGTTTAAAGAAAAAAATGGTAAACAACGGGCCTCATACAGAAGAGGCCTGCAAATTAATGAGGGAAAAAAATATACTTTATTTTATAAGGGAGATAACAAAAGCTCTGCTCTCGACCAGTTCAATAGAAGAGATGTCAAAGATGGTTTACACTTTCTTAAAAGACAGCTATGGGGAATGCACCATCGGATTAGCAGTTAATTATCCTAAAGAAAAAAAAATCTCCGATTGTTTTTTCTTTGAAGAAGATAAAAGATTAGACTTTGAAGAAATTCTCTATAGCGAAGGAAGTTCCAGTAAATTATTGAAAGCGGTTTTAAATAAAAAAGAATATATCTATGAAAAAAAAAGAAAAAAAACCTCAGTTTTTATAGGCCGGATCCCTTCAACATCTTTTTTTGCCCCTTTGATAATAGAAAAAGATGTAATTGGAGCGTTTACTTTTCAAATTTATGAAAGGGATATATTTTCAATAGAGGAAATAGAGGTCTGTAGAGAGTTAATCCCCTTTATGACCATTGCTCTCAATAACTCCCTTCAAAATAAAAAAATTTTACTGGCAAATAAAATTTTGGAAAAATATTCTAAATACGATGACCTCACTGGAATCTATAACAGAAGATTCTTTTATGAATCCTTTGATAAGATCTATAGAAGATCTATTTTAGAAGATGAAAAAGTATTTCTCTTTCTCATGGATTTAAATAACTTTAAGGGGGTAAATGATAATTTTGGTCATTTTGTAGGAGATGAAGTTCTAATAGAGGTGGCTGAAGTACTAAAAAAACTATTTTTTAACAGGGGAGAAGTTGGAAGGTATGGAGGAGATGAGTTTCTCTGTGGAATAGCTAAAGTTTCTAAAAAAACAGTGATTGAATTAGCTGAAAAAATTATAGATAAGATAGATAACCTGGATATACATTACAATAATTCCGGAGGGAAAGTCGGTATCAGTATCGGGATCTTAGAATTAAACTCAAAAAAAGACTTAAGAGATTACTTTTTACAATTAGATGAAAACCTGTATAAAGCAAAGAATTCAACTACAAAAAAAATTTTTATCTCTTAAGTTTAATGATAGCAAGGAAAGGCACTTAGAAAAATTCTAAGTGCCTTTTATAATTTCACTCTAAATTCCAATCTTAGATGCCGCTTTATCGTTTTAACTGAGTTAATAAAATTAATTTCATTTTTATGTATATATAACATATATGAATTTTTGTTATCTGTTAAGTATAGGATATTAGGAAGAATTTTTAAAACAAACATTTGTTTTTTTAAATTTAAAATACTATTTTTATAATACTTTATACATATTTGATAGTAATAAACTATCAATAAAACTCATAATTACCAATATATCAATTTAATATATATATTTTTAATATAGTGAAATAACTGGTACTCTAATTGTATAAATAAAATTTTAATAGGAGGAAATACAAATGGCAAGAATTAAAAGAGCGGGAATAAATTTTTTAAAATTTTTCAAGGGGGAGGAGATCTTACCAGCGGAATTTAAAGGAGATCATGAGTTAGAAAACTTTGATAAGATACAAAACACAGAATTTTATATCAACTTCTAAGAAAAGCAACGTGACGTTGCATCCAGATAGGCATAATCCAGGGTTTTATAAGCCTTTATTTATTCCATAAATTTTTATCGCAAAATTCTATGTTTACGAAGTAAACTACTATCTCAAGATTCTTAGATTATGTAATAATTTCTAGAAATCTTGGTGATGCCACTTGCTGGTAGTATTTTGGTGACACCCTTGCGGGTATAATTTCTTAGATAATAAAAAAGATCGCAGATTAGTTTGAATCTGGGATCTTTTTTTATTATTTTTCTAATTCCGCTTCTACTTCTTTTATCTCATCTTTCGGCATTATCTTATTAAATATTAACGTAAATATTACCGCAAAAAATATTCTTCCCCAGAATATACCTATCATCTTAGCTCCCAAAGGGATCATTAGAAGGGTATCCTCTATAAGAGCATGGCACAGACTCATAAATACAGCCACTAGAAATAAATCTCTCCTGTTATAATTACCTTCTCTTGTTTCTTTTATGATAAGTCCGCTGCCATAACTGATTCCCATAGTAAGACCAACTATACATGTCAGCGACAGTCCTGGATCAATACCCAGAAAAGACATTACTGGAGAGAACTTATCATTTATCCAGTCTATGACTCCTATTTTTTTTAACCCCTCCATCAAAGTTAAAAGAATAAATATAATAACGAATATTGTTATATATTTTTTTAATTCTCCCAATATCCAGCTTGTAATTCCTGAATTTGATTCCTTCAGTGTAAATCTGAAGACTGCTGTTTCCTGGTAGATATTAAAAAATTTAAATAAAAAATTTAAACATCCTCCCGATATTACAGCACACAATACCCTTATACTTAAAATTTTCCAAGGTTTTGCTCCTGTTTCCGATATAACCTTAAGCTCTACCGGGAGGGAGTGAGCAAATAAAATTATACTGGCCACGATAGTTATCTCTGCCACTGTGAATACATTGTTTTGTACCATGGTAAATAATACTAATATTCCACCGTATATGTTAGTTATCATGGCTGTTGCCCATACAATCCCCATCTCTCCACTGAGTCCCATTATTTTCATTAATGGAGACAAAGTTTTAGAAAGGATATCTATTATTCCAAAATTACTTCCGACCTTTACTAAAATACTTATAGGCAGCATTATTTTCAGAAGCTTTAAACTTATCCTTACACTTTCTTTTAATAATTTCATTTTTTCTTCTCCTCCATGATTAATTTCTTCTATTTAATATCATTATAAAACAAATAGGGAAAAATGTGAAATTAAATCAAGACAGAGGAAGTTCTGTAATAAAAAAGATCGCAGATTCAAATTAATCTGGGATCTTTTTTATTATATTTAATTTAGAGAGGGTATTTCTACCCTACATTTAATCCCTTATCTCTAAATATTTGTCTGGCAGCCTTCATATCTCCTGCAGTAGGTTCTTTAACATCTTTCAACTGATACTCAAGGTTCATCTCTTCCCACTTATGTGTTCCAAGCTGGTGAAATGGCAGTAACTCAATTTTTTCTACATTTTTTAATTTAGAAACATAGTCAGCTAATTTTTCCAAGTTTTCCTTCTTATCTGTTATTCCAGGGACAACAACATGTCTTATCCACACAGGTTTTCCTATACTATCCAGATATTCAGCAAACTTTAGAGTATTCTCTAGCTCTACCCCTGTCAGTTCCTTATATGTATCCGGGTTTATACTTTTTATATCTAACAGCACTAAGTCCACATATTCAAGTACTTCCTTTACCCTGTCATTGAATATATAACCGGAAGTATCCACAGCAGTATGGATTCCCTCTTCTTTGGCTCTTTTAAATAAAGCTTCTATATAGTTTATCTGTACAAATGGTTCCCCGCCTGTAACTGTTAATCCGCCGCCATTTCTAAAA comes from Psychrilyobacter piezotolerans and encodes:
- a CDS encoding sulfurtransferase, producing the protein MKKKLILGIFLLMGILSFGDTFVSTEWLSQNKNNIKIIDARGKAYKLGHIPGAIEVNWKSLSNMDAEFGSEKWGTVLEIDDLSKKLNELGIKSTDEIVVYSKTRGAWGEDGRVYWTLQMAGFKNLHILDGGIEKWKSENRKTTISKTKYPEVTNSIVRWDNSRNITTDQLIQEFNDLVIIDTREEDEYLGATKFGEARGGHIKGAVNIPFNLFLEKDGTLKDSKAIEKILKSKGIEDKDTAKIVTYCTAGIRSAHMQVVLEKLGYNARNYDPSFYRWAAIKTLKLEK
- a CDS encoding DeoR/GlpR family DNA-binding transcription regulator, translating into MIQIKREEIIKSILEIKKTVTLKELTEKLKTSESTIRRDLARMEENGILTRVHGGARISNISYEEDLVSKISQNNEAKEDIAFHASTYIKENDCVFLDAGTTTEYLIKHMRSKDVTVVTNGIHHIKELSKYKIKSYFTGGALKHKTGALIGKDALKTIESYNYDISFIGSNSIDIKAGLTTPDPDEALIKERVIQNSKVSYILADHTKFNKISFSKFADLKDVRIITDTIIDERYHNIKTIEEVIK
- the pfkB gene encoding 1-phosphofructokinase; protein product: MIYTLTLNPSIDYIINIEKFVPGGINLTKSEYKLPGGKGINVSQVLSNLHTPNTTLGFIGGFTGEFIKKSLDKKNINHDFIEVRGDTRINIKMKDSSSESEINGNSPEISEAALKNLKEKLGLLISGDTLVLSGSVPKSISPAVYKNIMTDLPEGVKVILDTKGEALLEGIKGRPYMIKPNNHELGDIFHVKLESLEDTIIYGKKLLDLGAQNIIVSMAGDGALLITPAASYVARAPKGKLVNSVGAGDSLVAGFTCGVYKGLDIVKAFKLGIACGSASAFSENLCTEIEVDRLLKEVKIEQIIDQP
- a CDS encoding fructose-specific PTS transporter subunit EIIC, coding for MDRFDGKPVLIVPVKDGIKKPEDLINNAPNSPIYRADQNKKSNNSKTHKRSGFYKHLMNGVSNMLPFVVGGGILIAVSFMFGIKAFDPADPQFNKFAKFLMDVGGGGAFALMVPILAGFIGMSIADRPGFMPAMVGGMMANSNGGGFLGGLLAGFIGGYVVNLIKKSTSNMPESMEGLKPILIFPVLGLFITEGAIPFAAADPLKIIPACIIGSALAGGLAMYFGTELPAPHGGLFVIPIITHPMMYLFSVVTGSLATAGIIGTLKKEI
- a CDS encoding sensor domain-containing diguanylate cyclase, whose product is MSLKKKMVNNGPHTEEACKLMREKNILYFIREITKALLSTSSIEEMSKMVYTFLKDSYGECTIGLAVNYPKEKKISDCFFFEEDKRLDFEEILYSEGSSSKLLKAVLNKKEYIYEKKRKKTSVFIGRIPSTSFFAPLIIEKDVIGAFTFQIYERDIFSIEEIEVCRELIPFMTIALNNSLQNKKILLANKILEKYSKYDDLTGIYNRRFFYESFDKIYRRSILEDEKVFLFLMDLNNFKGVNDNFGHFVGDEVLIEVAEVLKKLFFNRGEVGRYGGDEFLCGIAKVSKKTVIELAEKIIDKIDNLDIHYNNSGGKVGISIGILELNSKKDLRDYFLQLDENLYKAKNSTTKKIFIS
- a CDS encoding nucleoside recognition domain-containing protein is translated as MKLLKESVRISLKLLKIMLPISILVKVGSNFGIIDILSKTLSPLMKIMGLSGEMGIVWATAMITNIYGGILVLFTMVQNNVFTVAEITIVASIILFAHSLPVELKVISETGAKPWKILSIRVLCAVISGGCLNFLFKFFNIYQETAVFRFTLKESNSGITSWILGELKKYITIFVIIFILLTLMEGLKKIGVIDWINDKFSPVMSFLGIDPGLSLTCIVGLTMGISYGSGLIIKETREGNYNRRDLFLVAVFMSLCHALIEDTLLMIPLGAKMIGIFWGRIFFAVIFTLIFNKIMPKDEIKEVEAELEK
- the pflA gene encoding pyruvate formate-lyase-activating protein, giving the protein MKLTGKLHSFESCGTVDGPGIRFIVFTQGCPLRCKYCHNPDTWDLKDAKYERDIEFTINEIKKYKPFFRNGGGLTVTGGEPFVQINYIEALFKRAKEEGIHTAVDTSGYIFNDRVKEVLEYVDLVLLDIKSINPDTYKELTGVELENTLKFAEYLDSIGKPVWIRHVVVPGITDKKENLEKLADYVSKLKNVEKIELLPFHQLGTHKWEEMNLEYQLKDVKEPTAGDMKAARQIFRDKGLNVG